TGTCAGCCTCGTTGTAGATGATGCTCTGTTCGCCTGAGCAGATGATACCGTTGTCGAAAGCACGACCGGTGATGATTTTTTCTGCAGCAGCTTCGAAATCGATGTTGCTATCCACGATCACCTGAACGTTACCGGCTCCAACACCGAAAGAAGGCTTTCCTGAAGAATATGCAGACTTCACCATGCCCATACCACCCGTAGCAACTACTACGTCTACGGCGCCCATGAGTTCCTGCGTCTTCTCGATGCTGGGTTCTTCGATGATCTGAACCATACCTTCCGGTACGTTGAACGGAGCGATAGCTTCTTTGATCAGACGAACTGCGTGTGCAGAGCATTTTTTAGATCTGGGGTGGGGGGCAATAATGATGGCATTGCAAGTCTTAAGAGCAAAGATGATATTGCTCATCGGAGTAACGATCGGGTTGGTCGTCGGCGTTACGGCTCCTACAACTCCGATAGGCTTTGCGATCTCGATCATACCGGTACGCTCGTCTATATTGAGGATACCAACCGATTTTTTATTGTGGAGGTTGTACCAAACACCTTTGGATTTGCCTTGATTCTTGGCCACTTTGTGTTCGTAAACGCCCATGCCGGTTTCGTCTACTGCTTCGCGAGCCAGAATAGCTGCATTTTCATAAATAACTTTTGCTGCAGCTCGGCAAATGTTGTCAACTGCTTCTTGGTTATGGGTAGCTTGATACTCCTTCTGAGCCTTGCGCGCAAGGCTCACCATTTCTTTGATTTCCATTGGAAAAAATTTTATTGATGTGGTTTTTGATTAGTCTTCTGTAGCCTTGGCCAAGAATATAATAGTCGTATATCTTTTGGCTTCAGGCAGATTTTTGGGTGATAGCAGACCTTTATCGGCCGGTCTTGCTATCACCCTCGATTTGTGGCTTTTTCTCGGTTTTTGTCTTTATTCGAAAAAAGAACCTTTATGTGTTTAGTAGAGTCTTCTGTAGATACCTTCGATCTCATCTACAGTAAGCTCTACGTAGTTGTTGGCGAGCAATCTTTGCTGTGTCTTAAGCACTGATTCCGCAAAGCCTCTTACCTCTTCGTCCTTCATGCCGTATTCGTGCAAAGGTTTCTTGGTAAGAAGGCATCCGAGAAGTTCATCCAGCTTCGGATATACGTATTCGGGCTGGCAGTTCAGTATCTTGGAGAGCTTCCAGTTGAGTTCGACTATATAGCCGAAAGGATTCTTCTTTTGGTATACTTTGAATACCTCTGTGAAGAACTGATAGTTTGCTTCTCCATGCGGCACGTGATAGTTGCCTCCCAACGGGTAGGATAGTGCGTGGACGGCTCCTACTCCTGCATTTCCGAAGGCTATACCGGCATAGTTGCTGGCCATGATCATTTCTCCCAGCTTTTCGAAGCGGTATTCAGGGCCGTGTTCGGCGATTTTCTTGAATACTTCCAGGATAATGTCCCAAGCCGCCTCACTGAACAGACGAGAATATGGACTGGCTTTAGGAGATACGTATGACTCGATGGCATGGATAAGAGCATCGATTGCACTGCATGCGTAGAAGTGGAAAGGCAAGCTCTTCAGAAGTTCAGGTATGATGATGGCATGGTCTGCAACAATGGCATCGTCAGCCAATCCCATTTTGGTGTGACGGCTTTTGATTTCTGCGATAGAAATGTTCGTCACCTCGCTACCCGTTCCGCATGTTGTGGGCACAATGATCAGTTCTTTCTCTTTGATAAGAGGTATTTTGCGGTCGAATGCATCGAGTACATCATTTAATCCTTTCAGAACGAAAAGTTTAGAGATGTCAATAACCGTACCTCCTCCGATACCGATTACGCGGTCGAACTGGATATTACGGATGTCTGCCAAGATGTTATTCATCATTTCGTCAGAAGGCTCGCCTTGCCCATATTTCTCCTGCATAACAAAATGGCAGGGGAGCTGGCATGCCTTCATATACGGTTCATAGATGAACTCGTTGGTAATTACCAAGTCGCGTTCTCCAAGACAGAATTCCTTGGCAAATTCTGCAAAAGTGTCAAAGTGATGTGTTACACTCTTGAGTTTGAAAAGTTGCATAATAGTATTATTGGTTTTTGGAATAATCCTAAACTTTTTTTCTTCTCTTCTTATCCGAAACGTTTGCGGAGATGTTCCGTTAGTTCCTCTCTGAAATCAGGGTGGGCTATGGCGATAAGAGCTTCTGCTCGCTGGCGCAAACTCTTTCCTTTGAGTTGTGCTATACCGTATTCGGTTACAACGTAATCGACTTCGTTGCGGAGGGTTGTTACAGCAGCTCCCTCTGCAATTATAGGTACAATTCGAGATGCAGTACCGTTTTTGGCTGTTGAGGGAATTGCCATGATGCTTTTGCCGTTTTTAGACCATGATGCTCCACGAACATAATCTACTTGACCGCCGGTTCCGCTGAATTGCTTGCTTCCTATACATTCGGACACGACTTGTCCCATAAGATCGATTTCGATACAGCTATTGATGCTGACCATATTATCATTTTGAGCGATTACTCGCGGATCATTGACGTAATCTACCGGATAAAGTTCTACATCGGGATTTTTGTCGATGAAATGATATACGTCTTCGCTTCCCATTAAGAAGGTTGCGACCATCTTTCCGGGGTGAAGTGTCTTTTTCTTTCCTGTAATTACTCCACTGCGAACTAATTCGACAACACCATCGGAGAACATCTCGGTATGGATCCCCAGATCTTTTTTGTCCTTGAGGAATAACAGGGCTGCATCAGGAATCGCGCCGATACCGAGTTGGAGTGTGGCACCATCTTCAATAAGCTCGGCACAATTACGCCCGATAGCTTCTTCTACTTCTCCGATTTTGGGCTTTGCAAGAGAATAGATAGGGTAGTCTGCCATCACGATGTAATCCAACTTCGATATGTGAATCAAGTTGTCGCCATGTACATATGGCATTTGACGGTTGATTTCCCCTATAACTAAATGGGCGCTTTCTGCTGCCGGTTTGCTATAATCGCAAGATACTCCAAAACTACAGTAACCATTCTCATCAGGCATTGAAAGCTGAACGATGGCGACATCTATGTGAAGGATGTCTTTGCGAATCATTGATGGCACTTCATAAAAGAATACCGGAATGAAGTCGGCTCTATTTTCCTCAACTGCTTTACGAGAATTACCACCTACAAAATTGGTTATGTGTCGGAAGTGAGGGGCCATTTCAGGTGCCATATATTTTCCTTCGCCGAGACAAAGCATGTGATAAATTTCGACATTCTGGAAAAGGTCGGCCTGTTGTACCAGTGCATCAACACAACTCTGAGGAACTCCGGCAGCATGTGACAAAGCTACCCGTTCTCCATTTTTGATATGTTTTACGGCTTCTTCGGCCGAAACAATTCGGGAGGCATATTCCGCTAATACGTCTTTCATAAAAGCTATTTGGGTTTTCTCAAAATATTCTTGGCTTGTTCTAACAGATCATCGCTAACACTATTTTCAAGAATGACATCGATGTTGTCATCTTTGAAGTATTCGCGTATCATGGCTTGAACGATTTTTTCTACTGTCTCATGTGCTGCCGGACAGAATCGGCATGCTCCGGAAAACCGCACAAAAACGGTCTTATCCTTGATTTGAGATAAAGATAAGTCGCCCCCGTGACTGCGCAGTAGCGGACTGATCCGCTCGCGCAGTACGAGTTCGACTATTTCTTCTGTCATTGTATCCGGTTTCACGGTTGCGTTATAATCCGTCTTCTAAATACATCAAACAGATAAGTGAAGGAGAGCCGATTACTTATCGAGTGATTCGTCGATATGAGCAATCGCCCGTGCAAGCTTTTTCTTGCCCTCAAGATCTCCCTGACGAGCGATCATGATTCTCTGAGCTTGAGGAGATCCGGCTCCGTGCATAGACTCGGTTCGATAACCGACGGCAGCTGTTCCCAGCGTGATATTCTCTATCAAACGCAGAACACGCATACGGTTTTCTGTCGATTTGCCTGTTGCCCCTGCAAGATATTTCTTTACGATCGGGCCTATTTCCGGATGGCGGAAGTCTTGTTGAGAAGGCATGGTTACCATCAAACCTCCTGCAATATCTTCTGCCAAGCGAGCTATTTCATAAGGAAGGCGGGTGATATTTTGCTTACAAACATTAGCTAACAGCAAATCGATCATATAGTTGCCGGCTTTCATCTGAGTTCCCTCTGAAGAGCATGCAATACCGCAAGCATAAAGGGTTTCATTCAGGTGGATCATCTCAATGAGTTTATCCTTAATGTGAGATGCCTTAGGAACTCCATTGTAGTCTGCTGCGAGAGCAGCTGCACCGATAAGTACATCACCAACACCTACTTTACATCCTCCATAAGACTGACGGTGGTATCCGGCGAAACGTTCTACCATCATACCTGCAAACTGGTATTCTTTGCACATGAACACGCGGTCATTGGGCACGAATACGCGGTCGAATACAACAAGAGCTTCATGTCCGCCGAATTCAGAGTTGCCGAGGTCAATGTCTGCCCCTTCTTCCATTTTGCGAGTGTCGCATGACTGGCGGCCATAGATCATAATAACGCCCTCTGCATCACTGGGAACGGCAAAAGAAACGGCATAGTCAGCATCAGCTTCGCGCATAGCGATCGTAGGCATGATCAGATGCTCGTGCGAATTGACTGCTCCGGTTTGGTGTGCCTTTGCACCGGAAACGACGATCCCATCTTCACGAACTTCAACAATGTGCAGATAAAGATCCGGATCGGCTTGTTCTGAGGGAGATAAACCGCGATCCCCTTTGGGGTCTGTCATGGCTCCATCTACGACCAAGTCGTTGTCTTGTACATATTTCATGTACTCGATGAAACGCTTGTGATAAGTGGTACCCAGAGCTTGATCCATTTCGTAAGTAGTAGAATAGATGGCATTGAATGCATCCATTCCCACACAACGCTGGAAGCATGAAGCTGTTTTTTGTCCCATGAGACGCTGCATCTTCACTTTGTCTTTCAGATCCTCTGTGCTCTGATGTAGATGGCAGAAACGATTCACTTGCTTACCAGTCAAGTTTGAAGTTGCTGTCATTAAATGCTTGTATTCGTCCATCTCAGCAAGCTTATAAGTCATAGCTACTGAATTCATTGAGGGACGAATCATGGGATGATCTACAGGGTTTTCGATCCTTTCACCCATGAAGTAAACCTTCAGATTAAGTTTCCGAAGACTTTCTACGTACTGTTCGCTAGTCATCATAGTTTCTTTGCTCTTTAAGTGATAAAACTTTCGCTTTATTTCTGTTTTTAGTCGATTCTAATGTGTTTCAGGCTCTTCGAGGAAAAGTTTTAGATTCCTTGTAGGCCAGGACTGGGGTTCTTTTTCTGGTTTACAGGTGTTAGAGCGGTTAGAAGAGGAAATTTCCAGTGTTTGAATTGGCTCTGATATGCCGAAAAATACGAAAAAAGTCGAAAAGAATCAATATCCTCCGACAATCAACGTGAATACAACAATCAAAAGTAACACAGACTCTTCTTTATCTCTAATCCCTGAGATCCAGAGAGAACGCTTGTAATGGCAGGTCTTCTGACTTATTCAAGGCTTCGCTGCCTTCCCATACGATTCTGTATAGTGGCTTTCTCGTGGCAAAACCCTTACATCTGAACTTACAGCTGAGGGTACAGTCCCAGAATTTCACTGGGTTCCCTTTTCATTCTACACTCCATGAACCGGTGTAGAAAACCATTGACACGGCAAAGATATTCATTATATCTATACTAGTGCGGAAAATTGAAGAAAAAAATATGGATTTGTTTGAGGATATCTTTCAGTATACGTCATTAAGGCTAATCGGGTGTGAAATGTCGCTGATGCTTTATGTGTTCGTGTGTAAATAAAAACTGAGGCTGTCTCATGGCGAGACAGCCTCCGCTTCATTTATTTGTGGGGATATTTGAGATTATTCCGCTGCAGTCATTACTACAATACGATTCCAAGCGTTCTCTTCATAGATTTGCTCTGATGAGCCCTTCCATTCAATTGTAATGCGATCCGCAGAAACGCCATACTTTTCAAGCATCTTGGCTACCGCTTTTGCACGACGCTCTGAGAGCTTCATGTTATAGGCCGCAGTACCGGTCTTTTCGTCAGCGTAACCTACTACCTTGATCGGTGCGTTGTTGGTCTTCGCATATTCAGCTGTATTGTAAACATTGATTTCTTGATTACGATCAATCTTTGCACTATTGATACGGAAGTAAACCACATTGTCAACGACTACACGAGTAACTGTAGGCTGTGTAGGCTCAGGGCATTCAGGGCATGAAACAGGACGACGGCTCAACTCTTCCACCTGACCGCGAAGTGAGTTGATTTGGTTGTTCAGGTCATTGACCAAAGCATAGTCCATAGGAACAATTTCTGTCCACTCTGTCTTGCCCAGGTTGAATGTAAGACCTGCTGTAGCCATTACAGGGAAGTCTGCTTTTCCTCTCTTAGTCCCGATAAAGTTCATCTTTCCGGCAAAAGCTTGGCCTTCGATATTGAAGTCTACAACTCTGGAGAGACGGAATTTCATCATCAAACCGACATTAACTGTTCCGGTTATATCATCTTTACTTCCTACTTTTTCACCATTAGCGTTTTCGCTATGGAATTTATCACCAAATCCTATACCTGCCCACGGGATGATATGGAAGACACGATTGGGACGGTATACACCGAAATAGTTCGTCAGATCGAACATGAAGTCGAGGTGGGCATTTCCAAAGTAGTTGTGGTTACGCTCCTTGCTTCCTTGCGGGAATCCATAGATGTCAAATCCTGTGAATTGGAGACGAGTACCGAAATAAGGCTCATGCCATTTGCCGATACTGAAAGTAGGAACGATACTTAGACGATCTACAAAGTCTACATCATTATTCCATCCCGAGAGAGCCATGCCTGCTCCACCTGCAATGTCAATGAACCAATGATCGGAGGCCTTATCACGTTGGAATGCGGTGTGCATCCCTGCTTTGTTCTGTGTAGTAGCTTCTTGGGCTGTTGCACTGAATGTGCATGCGAGACCCGCAAGTGCTAATAATAAAGATTTAGCTTTCATAATTCTGTATGTCATTTTATATTATCCAACAAAAGTCTCAGATGAATTACTTGGAGCGAACGATTACAACACGATTCCAAGCTTTCTTGCTGAACGGTTGCGTAGAGTCGCCCTTCCATTCTACAGAGATTAATTCGGAAGGCACACCATATTTACCTGTCAGAACATCAACAACGGCTTTAGCCCGACGCTCAGACAATTTCTCGTTGTACTGAGTATTACCCGTAGGATCAGCATAACCAACAACGGTAATCGGCTCGTTAGTTTCTTTTACAAACTGAGCTACGTCATACAGGTTGATCAATTGATCTTTGTCCACAACGTGGCTGTCGAAACGGAATAGTACAGCTTTTTCCGTCAGTATATTTTCTGTCTTAGTAACAGGGGTTACTTCAGGACATTCGGGGCATGATACAGGACGTTTTGAGAGTTCTTCGACCTCGCTGCGCAAACGGTTAATCTGACCATTCAGATCATTGATAAGCGCGTAGTCCATTGGCTCAATGGCATTGAAGCCTACAGCTCCCAGGCGGAAATTAAGACCTGCTGTAGCCATCCCCTGTAATCCATTGTAATAACGTCCTGCGGGATCTTCGAATACGGGAGTTTTCTTGGCATTGTATGCGCGACTTAGATTGAGATTGGAGTGAGCTGCTTGTGCTTCGATCACAAAGTCTACTCGCTTTCCTAATCTGAAAGCCATCATAACTCCTACATTCGCTGTCAGTGATTCCACATTGTCTTTGCTCCATTCGCTACCGATGAATTTGTGTTGGTAGCCAACACCTACCCATGGAATTAAATGGAAGAAACGATTTTCGCGATATGGTGCAAAGTAGTTAACCACATCAAACATAAAGTCGAAGTGAGCTGCACCAAAATTGGTGTTGATTTCTTGTTCGCCATTTTTTCCGAGGAAAGTGTGGGCTTGACCTCCGTTAATTTGCAAACGAGTTGCAAAGAAAGGGCTGTGATACTTTCCGACAGAAAGAGAACCTATGGCACCTAAGCGGTCCATGAGGTCTTTGTTGTTGTTGTCATTGAGGAACTGTGCTGCAACACCGCCTTGCAGTGTTACAAACCAATTGCTGCCTGCTTTATTGCGAGCAAAAGCAACATTCTTAGCGGGTAACTGACCCGTTGCCGGTACAGTATTCTCCTGTGCACTTGCGTTCAGTGCAATTGCTCCAACCAATGTGAGCATTAAGTACTTTACCTTCATAGTTTTACTTTTCTAAGTGTATTTTTATACGTTTACCAATAGCCTATTCGCTACACAAATGTAATGTAAGAAATTTGAACAGCCAAATAATTAGGAGAGAAAAGCGTTAGTTCTCCTCTCAAAAAGCCATTGATCAAAAACAAATAACAGTCCTTTTTTATTTATAGAGTATTATTATAAAACGCTTGGGAGAAATAATTCCTTCGGCGAATCTCGTAGAGCTTTTCATGTGGTGTACCTGCAGAGCTGCAAAGAAGATTCTCCGGTAATTTTTTCCCTGTATGCATAATTACTTCGTAAGCAGAGAGTTATTCTTTTTTCTCTTTCAGATACTCTTTTATAACTCCTATTTGTACATCTTTTAGAATTACATGTCCATGATTATCAAGTAGATAGATCGTTGGTGAGGCTTTGATGTCATACAGTTGTCGATCTGTGATACTGCTATCGCTATTGATTCCTACTTCCACGAAATCGGGAAAACCGGACAAACCGGCCACCCATGCATTTTTATCATTATCCGGATATATGAATAAAATACTTAGTTGTTTGGATTCTACCAAATTACGCAACCAATCATCCTGATGCAGTTGGCGAATCAGCTCGGAACATGTATGGCATCCCGGCTCATAAAAGACGAGTATGGTGTTGAGCGTAAATCTGCTGCTGAGGCGATGTAAACTGCCATTGCTCTGTTCGTAGATAAAATCCTCGGCCTTTGTGCCGATTCGATTGCGCAGCATCAGCTCGTATCGCTCTTTCAGTCGTATTCGTTCTGCAAAGGACACCTTTGGCGACTTCATCAAGAAAGCCACAGCCGGAATATAATATTCCTCGTTGAGCATGGGAGAATTAGGCTCGTAGAGATACTTCTTGTAGAATTTTATGAATAACTCCAGCAGTGCTCCGGAAGATTTTTCCAGTGGATAGATAATCGAGGATTTGACTTCATCTACAGGAAGTGCTATGGCTACTCCGAGAAAGTTGGCGATGCTAACTTCCATATTTTGAGGTTTCTCCAAGTAGGCAGAATCCATGAAGTTGAATTCATCCCAATAATGTTTTACGAAATATAAGGCTCGTTCCCGAGGACTTGTTATAGAAAGTGGTATCTCCGGCAAAGGGAAAGCAAGTTCCGGTTCTTGAACTGAAACATTTGAAGTAATGCTATCCGTGGGTTGCTCTATTTTGTTAGGCTGCTGGCTGCATGACGCTGCAAATGAAGTAATGGAGCCGAATAATGCTACCATACCTATTGTCATACAAAATCTACGATACATAACTGGATACATTTTTTAGTTAGGTGAAATGAATGACTGACACTTATGAAATGGCAGCCCATCGAACATAGGCAAAATCCATTTTATGGGGTAGAAGAGCCGAATGGGGAGTAATGCGTATCGCCACACGATGTAAACCCGGATTCTTCAGGCTGCAATTCACTTTATACTTCTGCCATCTGTTGTCTGCCGATTGTTCGGACAGATTGAGAGGAATCGTTTGGACCAAAGAAACTCCCCCTTGATTGTCGTCGGAAATTACAACCAACTCGACATTTAACTCGGCTGATAAATTGCCTTTTTCTATCTCTATCTCAAGGGTTTGCATGGTATGATTGTCTTGGAGGCAAAGACCGAATCCGGTGGCAGCAACTCGTACGACTCGCATCTCATCCCAATGTGTCGCAGTTTGTTGCTTCCAGTCTGCAATTTCCGAAGCCAAAGCGAAGGAAGAGGCACTGATCGAACGGTGGCGTTGAGCAAGAGGTCCGTAGAACTTATCATAATAGTCGTCCAGCATTCTCTTCATTGTGAAGTGTGGAGCTATGTACATCATTGATCGGCGTATATATAGTATCCAACCTTCGGAGTAACTTTTGTCCTCTTTGTCATAATAGAGAGGAATGATCTCTCTCTCAAGAATGTCATATAAGGAAAGAGCATCGAGTTTGTCCTGCATTTGTTGATCGCGATAAGTCGGTTTGTCGGTCAGTGCCCAGCCGGCATTTGGTCGATAACCTTCGTACCACCATCCATCTTGTACGGAGAAGTTCAGTACACCGTTCATTTCAGCCTTTTGTCCGGATGTCCCCGATGCTTCGAGCGGTCGGGTAGGGGTGTTGAGCCACACATCGACGCCGGCAATCAGTTTGGAAGCCAGATGCATGTCGTAGTTTTCCAAGAAAATGATTTTGCCTCGGAATTCGGGACGGCGGCTGATTTCCGTAATGTGTTTGATAAGCCCTTGTCCTCCTCCGTCGGCCGGATGTGCTTTGCCTGCGTAAAGGAATCGTACGGGGCGTTCGGGATTATTGACCAGACGTGATAGCCTTTCTAAATCCGTAAAGAGCAGATGCGCCCTTTTATAGGTAGCAAATCTGCGAGCGAAACCGATTAGGAGTGTATTGGGTTCGATACCGTCCAGGCCATCGGGGAAACAGATCGGATCCTCATTGTGTCGAAGCCATCGTTTGCGATAGTCATGCGCTATGTAATGGAGCAGATTCTCTTTGAGTTGTGAGCGCAGTTCCCATATTTCTTCGGACGGGATTTGCTCTATTATTTCCCAAGCGGATTCTTCAGCCTGACGGCTGAGAAAATCCGTGCCAAGATGCTGTTCATAGAACCTCTGACTCTCCGGAGAAGCCCAGGTCGGAAGGTGTACGCCATTGGTGACATGACCTACATGCAGCTCTTCGGCAAAGAAGCCGGGCCATACGGGAGCGAACATCCTTCGCGAGACTACTCCATGCAGATAGCTGACTCCATTGGCCTCCTGACAGGTGTTGAGTGCAAAGACACTCATGGAGAACTTTTCGTTCGAGCCCGGTGTCGTTCGTCCCATGTCGATGAACTCCTGCCAGCTGATGCCAAGTCTGCGAGGAAAATGTCCCATGTAACGCCCCAAAAGCTCTTCATCGAAGTAGTCATGCCCTGCCGGTACAGGGGTGTGAACCGTGTAGAGCGAGGAGGAACGAACAGCTTCAAGGGCAATATCGAAACTCAATCCCCTTTGTTCCACATAGTCGGCCAGACGTTGAGCATTGATCAGTGCTGCATGACCTTCATTCATGTGGTAGATATCTTTCTTGATGCCCAAACGCTGCAGCAGGAGGATGCCACCGATGCCGAGCAGGTATTCCTGCTTCATTCGATTCTCCCAATCTCCTCCGTATAGATTGTGAGTGATCTGACGGTCGGCCTCACTGTTTTTGTCGAGATCGGTATCAATCAGAAAAAGATCTATCCGTCCCACCTTGACCTGCCATACATGGCAGTACACCGTGTGATCAGAGAAAGGTACTTCCAATACGATCTGGTATCCACTCTCATCCTTCACGGGCCGTATAGGAAGAAGATGAAAGTCTTGAGCATCGTAAGTGGCCAGCTGCTGACCGTCTGCACTGATTCGTTGGTCGAAATAGCCGTATCGATAGAGAAAGCCTACTGCCGTAAGGGGTACATTGCTGTCACTTGCTTCTTTCAGGTAGTCTCCCGCCAATACACCCAATCCACCGGAATATATCTTCAATACATGAGTAAGGCCGTATTCCATGCTGAAATAGGCTATACTCGGTCGATCGGTTTGTCCCGCGGACGACATATATTTTTGCCATGTACTGTGAACATTGTCCAGCTCTTGCATCCATTCTGTATCGTTGAGGAGGGTATCGATACGATTGAGCGAGAGGGAGCGGAGCATTTTGATCGGATTGCCGTCCGTTTCGAACCAGAGATCCGGATCCATGCGCTCGAAAAGGTTTGTAGCCTGCGGATTCCACGACCACCAAAGATTATAGGCCAACTCCTCCGCCTTCTTGAGTTTTTC
This genomic stretch from Porphyromonas gingivalis ATCC 33277 harbors:
- a CDS encoding aldehyde dehydrogenase family protein, giving the protein MEIKEMVSLARKAQKEYQATHNQEAVDNICRAAAKVIYENAAILAREAVDETGMGVYEHKVAKNQGKSKGVWYNLHNKKSVGILNIDERTGMIEIAKPIGVVGAVTPTTNPIVTPMSNIIFALKTCNAIIIAPHPRSKKCSAHAVRLIKEAIAPFNVPEGMVQIIEEPSIEKTQELMGAVDVVVATGGMGMVKSAYSSGKPSFGVGAGNVQVIVDSNIDFEAAAEKIITGRAFDNGIICSGEQSIIYNEADKEAVFTAFRNHGAYFCDEAEGDRARAAIFENGAIAKDVVGQSVAFIAKKANINIPEGTRILVVEARGVGAEDVICKEKMCPVMCALSYKHFEEGVEIARTNLANEGNGHTCAIHSNNQAHIILAGSELTVSRIVVNAPSATTAGGHIQNGLAVTNTLGCGSWGNNSISENFTYKHLLNISRIAPLNSSIHIPDDKEIWEL
- a CDS encoding 4-hydroxybutyrate dehydrogenase, translating into MQLFKLKSVTHHFDTFAEFAKEFCLGERDLVITNEFIYEPYMKACQLPCHFVMQEKYGQGEPSDEMMNNILADIRNIQFDRVIGIGGGTVIDISKLFVLKGLNDVLDAFDRKIPLIKEKELIIVPTTCGTGSEVTNISIAEIKSRHTKMGLADDAIVADHAIIIPELLKSLPFHFYACSAIDALIHAIESYVSPKASPYSRLFSEAAWDIILEVFKKIAEHGPEYRFEKLGEMIMASNYAGIAFGNAGVGAVHALSYPLGGNYHVPHGEANYQFFTEVFKVYQKKNPFGYIVELNWKLSKILNCQPEYVYPKLDELLGCLLTKKPLHEYGMKDEEVRGFAESVLKTQQRLLANNYVELTVDEIEGIYRRLY
- a CDS encoding acetyl-CoA hydrolase/transferase family protein, giving the protein MKDVLAEYASRIVSAEEAVKHIKNGERVALSHAAGVPQSCVDALVQQADLFQNVEIYHMLCLGEGKYMAPEMAPHFRHITNFVGGNSRKAVEENRADFIPVFFYEVPSMIRKDILHIDVAIVQLSMPDENGYCSFGVSCDYSKPAAESAHLVIGEINRQMPYVHGDNLIHISKLDYIVMADYPIYSLAKPKIGEVEEAIGRNCAELIEDGATLQLGIGAIPDAALLFLKDKKDLGIHTEMFSDGVVELVRSGVITGKKKTLHPGKMVATFLMGSEDVYHFIDKNPDVELYPVDYVNDPRVIAQNDNMVSINSCIEIDLMGQVVSECIGSKQFSGTGGQVDYVRGASWSKNGKSIMAIPSTAKNGTASRIVPIIAEGAAVTTLRNEVDYVVTEYGIAQLKGKSLRQRAEALIAIAHPDFREELTEHLRKRFG
- a CDS encoding NifU family protein, whose translation is MTEEIVELVLRERISPLLRSHGGDLSLSQIKDKTVFVRFSGACRFCPAAHETVEKIVQAMIREYFKDDNIDVILENSVSDDLLEQAKNILRKPK
- a CDS encoding 4-hydroxyphenylacetate 3-hydroxylase family protein, with protein sequence MMTSEQYVESLRKLNLKVYFMGERIENPVDHPMIRPSMNSVAMTYKLAEMDEYKHLMTATSNLTGKQVNRFCHLHQSTEDLKDKVKMQRLMGQKTASCFQRCVGMDAFNAIYSTTYEMDQALGTTYHKRFIEYMKYVQDNDLVVDGAMTDPKGDRGLSPSEQADPDLYLHIVEVREDGIVVSGAKAHQTGAVNSHEHLIMPTIAMREADADYAVSFAVPSDAEGVIMIYGRQSCDTRKMEEGADIDLGNSEFGGHEALVVFDRVFVPNDRVFMCKEYQFAGMMVERFAGYHRQSYGGCKVGVGDVLIGAAALAADYNGVPKASHIKDKLIEMIHLNETLYACGIACSSEGTQMKAGNYMIDLLLANVCKQNITRLPYEIARLAEDIAGGLMVTMPSQQDFRHPEIGPIVKKYLAGATGKSTENRMRVLRLIENITLGTAAVGYRTESMHGAGSPQAQRIMIARQGDLEGKKKLARAIAHIDESLDK
- a CDS encoding OmpA family protein; the protein is MKAKSLLLALAGLACTFSATAQEATTQNKAGMHTAFQRDKASDHWFIDIAGGAGMALSGWNNDVDFVDRLSIVPTFSIGKWHEPYFGTRLQFTGFDIYGFPQGSKERNHNYFGNAHLDFMFDLTNYFGVYRPNRVFHIIPWAGIGFGDKFHSENANGEKVGSKDDITGTVNVGLMMKFRLSRVVDFNIEGQAFAGKMNFIGTKRGKADFPVMATAGLTFNLGKTEWTEIVPMDYALVNDLNNQINSLRGQVEELSRRPVSCPECPEPTQPTVTRVVVDNVVYFRINSAKIDRNQEINVYNTAEYAKTNNAPIKVVGYADEKTGTAAYNMKLSERRAKAVAKMLEKYGVSADRITIEWKGSSEQIYEENAWNRIVVMTAAE
- a CDS encoding OmpA family protein, translating into MKVKYLMLTLVGAIALNASAQENTVPATGQLPAKNVAFARNKAGSNWFVTLQGGVAAQFLNDNNNKDLMDRLGAIGSLSVGKYHSPFFATRLQINGGQAHTFLGKNGEQEINTNFGAAHFDFMFDVVNYFAPYRENRFFHLIPWVGVGYQHKFIGSEWSKDNVESLTANVGVMMAFRLGKRVDFVIEAQAAHSNLNLSRAYNAKKTPVFEDPAGRYYNGLQGMATAGLNFRLGAVGFNAIEPMDYALINDLNGQINRLRSEVEELSKRPVSCPECPEVTPVTKTENILTEKAVLFRFDSHVVDKDQLINLYDVAQFVKETNEPITVVGYADPTGNTQYNEKLSERRAKAVVDVLTGKYGVPSELISVEWKGDSTQPFSKKAWNRVVIVRSK
- a CDS encoding DUF5106 domain-containing protein, whose amino-acid sequence is MYPVMYRRFCMTIGMVALFGSITSFAASCSQQPNKIEQPTDSITSNVSVQEPELAFPLPEIPLSITSPRERALYFVKHYWDEFNFMDSAYLEKPQNMEVSIANFLGVAIALPVDEVKSSIIYPLEKSSGALLELFIKFYKKYLYEPNSPMLNEEYYIPAVAFLMKSPKVSFAERIRLKERYELMLRNRIGTKAEDFIYEQSNGSLHRLSSRFTLNTILVFYEPGCHTCSELIRQLHQDDWLRNLVESKQLSILFIYPDNDKNAWVAGLSGFPDFVEVGINSDSSITDRQLYDIKASPTIYLLDNHGHVILKDVQIGVIKEYLKEKKE